In Phocoena phocoena chromosome 3, mPhoPho1.1, whole genome shotgun sequence, a single window of DNA contains:
- the TNFAIP8L1 gene encoding tumor necrosis factor alpha-induced protein 8-like protein 1: MDTFSTKSLALQAQKKLLSKMASRAVAAAFIDDTSSEVLDELYRATKEFTRSRKEAQKVVKNLVKVAVKLGVLLRSGQLGGEELARLQRFRQQARRLAMTAVSFHQVDFTFDRRVLAAALLECRDLLHQAAGAHLTAKSHGRINHVFGHLADCDFLAALYGPAEPYRSHLRRICEGLTRLLDEESI, encoded by the coding sequence ATGGACACcttcagcaccaagagcctggCCCTCCAGGCCCAGAAGAAGCTCCTGAGCAAGATGGCATCCAGGGCGGTGGCGGCCGCGTTCATCGACGACACCAGCAGCGAGGTGCTGGACGAGCTGTACCGCGCCACCAAGGAGTTCACCCGCAGCCGCAAGGAGGCCCAGAAGGTGGTCAAGAACCTGGTCAAGGTGGCCGTGAAGCTGGGTGTCCTGCTGCGCAGCGGGCAGCTGGGCGGCGAGGAGCTGGCGCGGCTGCAGCGCTTCCGGCAGCAGGCCCGCCGCCTGGCCATGACCGCCGTCAGCTTCCACCAGGTGGACTTCACCTTCGACCGGCGCGTCCTGGCCGCCGCCCTGCTCGAGTGCCGGGACCTGCTGCACCAGGCGGCGGGCGCGCACCTGACCGCCAAGTCCCACGGCCGCATCAACCACGTGTTCGGCCACTTGGCTGACTGCGACTTCCTCGCCGCGCTCTACGGCCCGGCTGAGCCCTACCGCTCGCACCTGCGCAGGATCTGCGAGGGTCTCACCCGGCTGCTGGACGAGGAGAGCATATGA